ATTTTTTATCGTGTATTTCTGGATGAACATATTTTTCAAAATAGTCTCGAGATATCCTTTGGCGAGAGTCATCCTTCTCTCTTGAATCTTCAGGAATCTTGTCTTCGACATAAGCCGCTGAGTTTGAGTAACTACCTTCATTTCCTACGCTTGAAATATTTCGATCTTTTTCAGCGTATGAAAATAGCGAACTAAAAATCATGGCAAACAATAATAAACGCTTCATAAATAACCTCCCATTTCCTTCGGGAATTGAAATGCGTTAAGTTTCCCTACAAGTTAATAATACTGCACCTTGGGAGCATTTTAAAGGGCCCGGCAAAATAATGATCAAATCTTAACATTAAGTTTACATTGAATTTATGCTGCCGATTTAAGTTCCTGATTAGACAAGACTTCATTGATCTTTTCAATCAACTGTTCTTCAGTAAATGGTTTATAGATAAATCCATTTACATATTCATATACATCCTTGTCTGAACCTTCAAAATTTAAGTTTACGCACCCACTGGTTAATATGAACTTGGGTTGATTAAGGTTCTTATGTGAGCGAATTTCTCTCAATAACTGTGGGCCATTCATATTTGGCATCTTTAAATCAGAAATGATGATATCGAATTCCTTTGGATCATCTAAGTACATCTCTAAGGCAACTTTTCCATCTTCAGCAGTCTTAGTATTAATTCCCAAGTCCATTAACATCTCTTGTAATAATTCTCTAATACCTTCTTCATCATCAACGACTAAGGCATTACATTTTACACATTTAATTTCTTTAGCTTTAACTTCGACACTTTGATTCATCATTTCTTGCTTTATCTCCTCTTTCTTGGACTCGTCCATATATGCAGGAACGACAACTTGAAACTCAGTCCCCTTTCCAATCTCACTACTAACATTTATTTTTCCATGAAATATATCCTGGACGAATTCACGAGTTAATGAAAGTCCAATACCTGTCCCACGTCCAACGTCTTTAGTTGTATAAAATAGATCAAAAATCCTTTCCTGATCTTCCTTAGTAATACCAGCTCCATTATCTAAAACTGAAACGGCTATGTTTTCGCTATCTGACTTTACGATAACTTTTATGAGTGCATTTTTCCGATTTTCAACGGCATCTCTTGCATTAGAAATTAGATTAATCAGCACCTGTTGAAACTTACCTCTATCTCCTTTGATATAAAGGTCTTCATCAATTGATAGTGAAAGAAGAACTTTAATACCGTCTTTTTCATATAATTCCTTAAGCATTGAAACAGTATCAATACAAAGCGCACTTACATTAAAAAGTTTTTCTGACTCATCAGCATCATCTCTAGACTGACGTGAGAATTTTCTAAGTGCAGAAACGATTCTCTCAATTCTTTTAACTGATTTATCTACCTTTAAGAGTCTTTCGCCGACATCAGTTTGACGATTAACTAGCTCTTTTAACTTCCCTAGTTGTCCAATAATAATAGATAAAGGATTATTTATCTCATGACCTATTCCAGCTGCTAAAACTCCAATTGATGCCAGCCTTTCATTCTGACTAGCTATTTTCTTCTGCGTCGCAATTTCATCATATTGTCTCTCTATTGCTCTTTTTTGCTTTTTAACTTTTAAAGAAATTAATTTCTCTCGTTTTAAAGCTGATTCCAC
This sequence is a window from Halobacteriovorax vibrionivorans. Protein-coding genes within it:
- a CDS encoding hybrid sensor histidine kinase/response regulator; this encodes MREKYHEEFKSDARKLSAGIVAARNLRSEVLSTIAQFFSSSLNVNKWEFHNFTNNMLSKLNISSICYFGEDGTTYKTLNSRRDNCGKYQSKNSSGFDKDTSNVYIFQDVSSVDGTKGRALMVFKFNSLIPRDLMEGGLSGIRINLRTSQSDLDSGMMNYFNEEVFIVDGNQNYYIEVTKPVSFSSLTLSFDYILILTLFAALFGLVIYNVESALKREKLISLKVKKQKRAIERQYDEIATQKKIASQNERLASIGVLAAGIGHEINNPLSIIIGQLGKLKELVNRQTDVGERLLKVDKSVKRIERIVSALRKFSRQSRDDADESEKLFNVSALCIDTVSMLKELYEKDGIKVLLSLSIDEDLYIKGDRGKFQQVLINLISNARDAVENRKNALIKVIVKSDSENIAVSVLDNGAGITKEDQERIFDLFYTTKDVGRGTGIGLSLTREFVQDIFHGKINVSSEIGKGTEFQVVVPAYMDESKKEEIKQEMMNQSVEVKAKEIKCVKCNALVVDDEEGIRELLQEMLMDLGINTKTAEDGKVALEMYLDDPKEFDIIISDLKMPNMNGPQLLREIRSHKNLNQPKFILTSGCVNLNFEGSDKDVYEYVNGFIYKPFTEEQLIEKINEVLSNQELKSAA